In Seriola aureovittata isolate HTS-2021-v1 ecotype China chromosome 17, ASM2101889v1, whole genome shotgun sequence, a genomic segment contains:
- the ier2a gene encoding immediate early response gene 2 protein — translation MEVSAEAKRIMVVALGKLYSSRSQRGGLRLHRSLLLTLVMKSARDIYHAAQPTPEASGYEHPAVQVTTVPAGAHVELQGPALLATVQPRTVPGEEVAVSPTEGTGTENKENQCPTGPAQHSRKRRGKAAAEPDFLPCKKAKLEQGNCPQQLIVNSVLMDYVNCSSELGAPPSPMPLQRAIAAC, via the coding sequence ATGGAGGTCAGCGCCGAGGCCAAGAGGATCATGGTGGTGGCTTTGGGGAAACTGTACAGCTCCCGCAGCCAGCGAGGGGGTCTGCGTCTCCACCGGAGTCTCCTGCTGACTCTGGTGATGAAATCCGCCCGGGACATCTACCATGCGGCCCAGCCGACGCCAGAGGCATCAGGATATGAACACCCGGCGGTTCAGGTGACCACGGTGCCCGCTGGCGCTCATGTGGAACTCCAGGGTCCCGCTCTGCTTGCTACCGTACAGCCTCGGACTGTACCCGGAGAGGAGGTCGCAGTCTCCCCCACGGAGGGAACCGGCACAGAAAACAAGGAGAACCAGTGCCCGACTGGCCCGGCACAGCATTCGAGGAAAAGAAGGGGCAAAGCGGCCGCTGAGCCGGACTTCCTGCCTTGCAAGAAAGCAAAACTTGAGCAGGGAAACTGCCCTCAACAGCTTATTGTAAATTCCGTTTTGATGGACTATGTGAACTGCAGCAGTGAACTGGGAGCACCACCATCCCCCATGCCTCTACAGAGAGCCATTGCAGCGTGTTGA